Proteins encoded within one genomic window of Bombus vancouverensis nearcticus chromosome 4, iyBomVanc1_principal, whole genome shotgun sequence:
- the LOC117157560 gene encoding LOW QUALITY PROTEIN: uncharacterized protein LOC117157560 (The sequence of the model RefSeq protein was modified relative to this genomic sequence to represent the inferred CDS: inserted 1 base in 1 codon) produces the protein MVSDSAKILALVVTAIKNLRELKGSTSREILHYLSSVYDISPNVARRQVSNRSDRAYSRIVRTXSLRFSTIISRKQMQTALKRGVAYGILKKNGGCYILPTNSEINCQEIAEQEVNLLDVCRRNRMQKKLGCKCKKRRRRRRRRKRKLCRCRRRRRRRVRRRSRVCGRRRRRRKRKCRCGGLGRNLRRGDPDRTKRAGMPHAAENFPSGRLFEPSEAYDSAASEKTSLSSITSATD, from the exons ATGGTGAGCGATTCGGCAAAAATTCTTGCCCTGGTGGTCACGGCGATAAAAAATCTTCGCGAATTGAAAGGCTCGACTTCTCGAGAAATTTTACATTATCTCTCGTCCGTCTACGATATTTCACCAAATGTGGCACGTCGTCAGGTTAGCAACCGTTCCGATCGCGCGTATTCGCGTATCGTTCGAA ACTCCCTTCGATTCTCGACGATAATTTCACGCAAACAGATGCAGACCGCGTTAAAGCGCGGCGTCGCCTACGGTATCCTAAAGAAGAACGGGGGCTGTTACATTCTACCGACGAACAGCGAGATAAATTGCCAAGAAATTGCCGAACAGGAGGTCAATCTACTGGACGTCTGTCGCAGAAACAGAATGCAGAAAAAATTGGGCTGCAAGTGCAAGAAGAGACGGCGTAGAcgtagaaggagaaaaagaaagttgTGTAGATGTAGGCGGAGACGAAGAAGGAGAGTAAGAAGACGAAGCAGAGTTTGCGGaaggaggagaaggagaaggaagaGGAAGTGTCGGTGCGGTGGTCTAGGAAGAAATCTCAGGAGAGGTGATCCAGATAGGACGAAACGGGCCGGAATGCCCCATGCAGCCGAAAACTTTCCAAGTGGGAGACTTTTCGAACCGTCGGAGGCTTACGATTCCGCGGCCAGCGAGAAAACCTCTTTGTCCAGCATCACCTCGGCAACGGACTAG